One Ricinus communis isolate WT05 ecotype wild-type chromosome 7, ASM1957865v1, whole genome shotgun sequence genomic region harbors:
- the LOC8275945 gene encoding leucine-rich repeat receptor-like serine/threonine-protein kinase BAM1, translated as MRLLLVLFLLLHFYLQIFTSLGRVISEYQALLSLKSAIDDPQGALASWNSTNKNNLCNWSFVTCDYNNRHITSLDLSSLNLSGTLSPDIAHLRYLQNLTLAANQISGPIPIQLSAISGLRCLNLSNNVFNGSFPTQLSQLKNLQVLDLYNNNMTGDLPLAVTEMPNLRHLHLGGNFFSGAIPREYGKWEFLEYLAVSGNELEGPIPPEIGNLTKLQQLYIGYYNTYEGGLPPEIGNLSDLVRFDAANCMLSGEIPKEIGKLQKLDTLFLQVNGLSGSLIEELGNLKSLKSMDLSNNMLSGEIPTSFAQLSNLTLLNLFRNKLHGAIPEFIGDLPQLEVLQLWENNFTGSIPQGLGKNGNLVLVDLSSNKLTGNLPPDMCSGDRLQTLITLSNFLFGPIPESLGKCQSLSRIRMGENFLNGSLPKGLFGLPKLTQVELQDNLLTGEFPVTDDKIAVNLGQISLSNNHLTGSLPSSIGKFSGVQKLLLDGNKFSGPIPPEIGKLQQLSKVDFSHNKFSGPIAPEISQCKLLTFVDLSRNELSGAIPTEITGMRILNYLNLSRNHLVGSIPASIATMQSLTSVDFSYNNLTGLVPGTGQFSYFNYTSFLGNTDLCGPYLGPCKDGDANGTHQAHVKGPLSASLKLLLVIGLLVCSIAFAVAAIIKARSLKKVNESRAWRLTAFQRLDFTVDDVLDCLKEDNIIGKGGAGIVYKGSMPNGDQVAVKRLPAMSRGSSHDHGFNAEIQTLGRIRHRHIVRLLGFCSNHETNLLVYEYMPNGSLGEVLHGKKGGHLHWDTRYKIAIEAAKGLCYLHHDCSPLIVHRDVKSNNILLDSNFEAHVADFGLAKFLQDSGTSECMSAIAGSYGYIAPEYAYTLKVDEKSDVYSFGVVLLELVTGRKPVGEFGDGVDIVQWVRKMTDSNKEGVLKVLDPRLPSVPLHEVMHVFYVAMLCVEEQAIERPTMREVVQILTELPKPPNSKQGDSTVTESSPQSATSLDSPKATSKDPKDNQQPALPQSPPPDLLSI; from the exons ATGAGACTACTGCTTGTTCTATTTCTCCTTCTCCATTTCTATCTCCAAATCTTTACTTCATTAGGCCGTGTTATCTCCGAATACCAAgctcttctttctttgaaatccGCCATTGATGACCCACAAGGAGCTCTTGCTTCATGGAACTctacaaacaaaaataatctCTGCAATTGGTCCTTTGTCACTTGTGACTACAATAACCGTCACATAACCTCTCTTGACCTCTCGAGTCTCAATCTCTCTGGTACTTTATCACCAGACATTGCCCATCTTCGTTACCTTCAAAACCTAACCCTAGCCGCTAACCAAATATCTGGTCCAATCCCTATCCAGCTCTCTGCTATTTCCGGTCTCCGGTGCTTAAATCTTTCCAACAATGTCTTTAATGGGTCTTTTCCAACCCAGCTTTCTCAGCTTAAAAACCTTCAAGTTCTTGACTTGTACAACAACAATATGACCGGTGACTTGCCGTTAGCCGTCACCGAAATGCCTAATCTCCGGCATTTGCATCTGGGTGGTAACTTTTTTAGCGGAGCAATTCCACGAGAGTACGGTAAATGGGagtttcttgaatatttgGCAGTCTCTGGTAATGAATTAGAAGGTCCTATTCCACCGGAGATCGGTAACTTAACCAAGTTACAGCAGCTATATATTGGATATTATAATACTTATGAAGGCGGTTTACCGCCAGAGATCGGTAATTTATCCGACTTGGTCCGTTTTGATGCTGCCAATTGTATGTTGTCTGGGGAGATACCTAAGGAGATTGGAAAGTTACAAAAGCTCGACACTTTGTTTCTTCAAGTTAATGGTCTTTCTGGGTCATTAATAGAGGAGCTTGGTAACTTGAAGAGCTTGAAGTCTATGGATTTGTCTAATAATATGCTTTCTGGAGAGATACCAACTTCATTTGCTCAGTTAAGCAACTTAACTTTGTTGAATCTTTTTAGAAACAAGCTTCATGGAGCAATTCCTGAGTTTATTGGAGATTTGCCACAGCTTGAGGTGTTACAGTTATGGGAGAATAATTTCACTGGGAGCATTCCGCAAGGGTTGGGTAAAAATGGAAATCTTGTTCTCGTAGATCtttcttcaaataaattaactgGGAATCTTCCACCTGATATGTGTTCTGGTGATCGTTTACAAACTTTGATTACTCTTAGTAATTTCTTGTTTGGTCCTATTCCTGAATCACTTGGAAAATGCCAGTCCTTGAGTAGGATTAGGATGGGGGAGAATTTTCTTAATGGTTCGCTTCCAAAAGGGCTTTTTGGATTACCAAAGTTAACTCAAGTTGAGTTGCAAGATAATCTTCTTACAGGAGAGTTTCCTGTGACTGATGATAAAATAGCTGTCAATCTTGGTCAGATTAGTCTTTCCAACAATCATCTTACTGGTTCTTTGCCTTCCAGTATTGGCAAGTTTTCTGGTGTTCAAAAGTTGCTCCTAGATGGGAATAAGTTCTCTGGTCCAATCCCACCTGAGATTGGAAAGTTACAGCAACTTTCTAAGGTGGATTTTAGCCATAACAAGTTTTCTGGTCCTATTGCTCCTGAAATTAGCCAATGTAAGTTGCTAACATTTGTTGATCTCAGTCGAAATGAGCTTTCAGGTGCGATTCCAACTGAGATAACAGGTATGAGGATATTGAACTATCTGAATTTGTCAAGAAATCATCTTGTTGGCAGCATTCCTGCATCTATAGCCACTATGCAGAGTTTAACCTCTGTTGATTTTTCTTACAACAATCTTACTGGTTTAGTTCCTGGTACTGGCCAGTTTAGTTACTTTAATTACACTTCATTTTTGGGTAATACTGATCTTTGTGGTCCTTACCTGGGTCCTTGCAAAGATGGGGATGCCAATGGAACCCACCAAGCACATGTTAAGGGGCCGCTCTCTGCTTCTTTGAAGCTCTTGCTTGTTATTGGCTTGCTTGTTTGCTCGATTGCATTTGCAGTTGCAGCAATTATTAAAGCAAGGTCTTTAAAGAAGGTTAATGAGTCTCGGGCTTGGAGATTGACTGCATTCCAGCGCTTGGACTTCACTGTTGATGATGTGTTGGATTGCTTGAAAGAGGATAATATTATTGGGAAGGGAGGTGCAGGGATTGTTTATAAGGGTTCTATGCCAAATGGTGATCAAGTTGCTGTGAAAAGGTTACCCGCAATGAGCCGTGGTTCTTCTCATGATCATGGATTTAATGCTGAGATACAAACTCTAGGAAGGATTAGGCATCGACACATTGTTAGATTGTTGGGATTCTGTTCTAATCATGAGACAAATCTTCTGGTCTATGAGTACATGCCTAATGGGAGCTTAGGAGAAGTTCTTCACGGCAAAAAAGGAGGCCATTTGCATTGGGATACAAGGTATAAGATTGCTATCGAGGCTGCAAAGGGCCTTTGCTATCTTCACCATGATTGCTCTCCGTTGATTGTTCACCGTGATGTGAAATCAAACAATATCCTTCTTGACTCCAATTTTGAAGCTCATGTTGCTGATTTTGGCCTTGCTAAGTTCTTGCAAGACTCGGGCACTTCAGAATGCATGTCCGCCATTGCTGGTTCCTATGGATATATAGCTCCTG AATATGCCTACACGCTCAAGGTTGATGAGAAGAGCGACGTATACAGCTTTGGCGTAGTCCTTTTAGAACTTGTAACAGGCAGAAAACCAGTAGGAGAATTTGGTGATGGCGTGGACATAGTTCAATGGGTTCGGAAAATGACAGACTCAAACAAGGAAGGAGTTCTCAAAGTCCTGGACCCAAGACTTCCATCAGTTCCTCTTCATGAGGTGATGCATGTGTTCTATGTTGCAATGCTGTGTGTAGAAGAACAAGCCATAGAGCGCCCAACAATGCGAGAAGTGGTGCAGATTCTAACAGAGCTTCCTAAACCACCAAACTCAAAGCAAGGAGACTCGACGGTTACAGAATCATCACCACAATCAGCTACATCTTTAGACTCTCCAAAGGCAACATCTAAAGACCCAAAAGACAATCAACAGCCAGCACTGCCTCAATCACCGCCACCTGATCTTCTTAGCATTTGA